The following are from one region of the Thermogemmatispora onikobensis genome:
- a CDS encoding MBL fold metallo-hydrolase, translating into MAQEQKSQAEEQLYTLILAPNPSVMTGPGTNTIVLGDATTGALVIDPAVDDPAYLEQIMAAGEARGGIRRILITHGHPDHCGGVPALRARLGVPVLAFSRQGVALADEELEDGARLAAGDDTLRAIHTPGHRFDHLCFLLERAGVLFAGDLLAGVGTVVIAPPEGDMGAYLASLRRLQCLELRCIVPAHGPVILDPGSKLAEYIDHRLLREQQVITALGQFPQGATVGELVPHVYADVSPALHALAAQSLTAHLLKLEQEGRVSRRGDERWQLLS; encoded by the coding sequence ATGGCACAGGAGCAGAAGTCACAAGCGGAGGAGCAGCTGTATACGCTGATACTGGCCCCCAATCCCTCGGTAATGACGGGGCCAGGAACCAATACGATCGTGCTCGGTGACGCGACCACGGGAGCGCTCGTAATTGATCCGGCGGTCGATGACCCGGCCTATCTGGAGCAGATTATGGCCGCGGGGGAGGCCCGTGGTGGCATCCGGCGCATTTTGATTACCCACGGCCATCCTGACCACTGTGGCGGTGTGCCGGCCCTGCGGGCCCGCCTGGGTGTACCGGTACTGGCCTTTAGCCGCCAGGGGGTGGCACTAGCCGATGAGGAGTTAGAGGATGGTGCGCGCCTGGCTGCTGGCGACGATACCCTGCGAGCCATCCACACGCCGGGGCATCGCTTTGACCATCTCTGCTTCCTCTTAGAGCGGGCTGGAGTCCTCTTTGCCGGCGACTTGCTGGCCGGGGTCGGTACGGTAGTGATTGCCCCACCGGAAGGCGATATGGGGGCTTATCTGGCCTCGCTGCGGCGTCTGCAGTGCCTGGAGCTGCGTTGCATTGTCCCCGCCCACGGTCCGGTCATCCTTGATCCGGGCAGCAAGCTGGCCGAGTATATCGATCATCGCCTCTTGCGCGAGCAGCAGGTGATCACGGCCCTCGGCCAGTTCCCGCAGGGGGCGACCGTTGGCGAGCTGGTGCCGCATGTCTATGCCGACGTCTCGCCGGCTCTGCACGCCCTGGCCGCCCAGTCGCTAACAGCTCATCTGCTCAAGCTTGAGCAGGAGGGGCGCGTGAGCCGTCGAGGCGACGAGCGCTGGCAGCTCCTGAGCTAA
- a CDS encoding NUDIX hydrolase has translation MAVVPRPASAVMLLRNGHAGTGMEVFMVRRVVQSEFMPDVYVFPGGSIKADDRAAEESAQLCAPVPARETVADPEGRTALGTGARAAAIRELFEEAGVLLAYRNGSLLALTEDEAGKARFADYRRAFHERRGSLVELARSEGLQLATDQLHYFAHWLTPEGMPRRFDTHFFLALAPSEQQAVYDHLETSDGLWIRPAEALARYQEGSFPLVFATLRQLEELAAFASAEEALAFAVSHYVPLKQPRLVQEGEGYRIYLPGDERGWEVPPHMTQG, from the coding sequence ATGGCAGTTGTGCCCCGCCCGGCCTCAGCGGTGATGCTGCTGAGGAATGGACACGCTGGAACCGGAATGGAGGTCTTTATGGTCCGGCGTGTTGTCCAAAGCGAGTTTATGCCCGATGTTTATGTCTTTCCTGGCGGCTCCATCAAGGCTGATGACCGGGCCGCCGAGGAGAGCGCCCAACTCTGCGCCCCTGTTCCCGCCCGTGAGACAGTGGCTGATCCCGAGGGACGGACCGCTCTGGGGACGGGAGCACGGGCGGCGGCCATTCGCGAGCTATTTGAGGAAGCGGGTGTCTTGCTGGCTTATCGCAATGGCTCGCTGCTGGCCCTGACAGAGGATGAGGCCGGGAAGGCGCGCTTCGCCGACTATCGCCGTGCCTTTCATGAGCGCCGAGGCTCGCTGGTTGAGCTGGCGCGGAGCGAGGGATTGCAGTTAGCCACCGATCAGCTTCACTACTTTGCTCACTGGCTGACGCCGGAAGGCATGCCGCGCCGCTTCGACACCCACTTCTTTCTCGCTCTGGCTCCTAGCGAGCAGCAGGCCGTGTATGATCACCTGGAGACCAGCGATGGCCTCTGGATCAGGCCCGCCGAAGCTCTGGCCCGCTACCAGGAGGGCAGCTTTCCCCTGGTCTTTGCCACCTTGCGCCAGCTTGAGGAGTTAGCGGCCTTTGCCAGCGCCGAGGAGGCCCTGGCCTTCGCTGTCTCGCATTACGTGCCCCTCAAGCAGCCCCGCCTGGTGCAAGAGGGTGAAGGCTATCGCATTTATCTCCCTGGCGATGAACGGGGCTGGGAGGTCCCGCCACACATGACCCAGGGCTGA